Proteins from one Salmonella bongori NCTC 12419 genomic window:
- a CDS encoding DUF1328 domain-containing protein, whose protein sequence is MFRWGIIFLVIALIAAALGFGGLAGTAAGAAKIVFVVGIVLFLVSLFMGRKRP, encoded by the coding sequence ATGTTTCGTTGGGGCATTATATTTCTGGTTATCGCGTTAATTGCCGCCGCATTGGGTTTTGGTGGACTTGCTGGTACGGCTGCCGGCGCGGCGAAAATCGTTTTCGTCGTCGGGATCGTGCTCTTCCTGGTCAGCCTGTTTATGGGCCGTAAACGACCCTAG
- a CDS encoding patatin-like phospholipase family protein → MGQRIPVTLGNIAPLSLRPFRPGRMALVCEGGGQRGIFTAGVLDEFMRAQFNPFDLYFGTSAGAQNLSAYLCNQPGYGRKVIMRYTTRREFFDPLRFVRGGNLIDLDWLVESTAARMPLQMDTAARLFDTGKTFYMCACRGDNYTPGYFSPTKQNWLDIIRASSAIPGFYRTGVALEGINYLDGGISDAIPVQEAAKRGAKTIVVIRTVPSQMYYTPQWFKRMERWLGESSLQPLVNLVQHHETTYSAIQQFIEKPPGKLRIIEIYPPKPLHSMALGSRIPALREDYKTGRLCGRYFLATVGKLLAATPPLLRHTSRITVPETVVVPPAPVANDAHVAKVSSAPQANDTTFNDEDLA, encoded by the coding sequence GTGGGACAGCGAATACCCGTTACGCTCGGTAATATTGCGCCGTTATCTTTACGCCCGTTCCGGCCAGGCCGTATGGCACTGGTGTGCGAGGGTGGAGGGCAGCGGGGCATCTTTACCGCAGGCGTGCTGGATGAGTTTATGCGTGCGCAATTTAATCCTTTTGATCTCTACTTCGGCACTTCTGCCGGTGCGCAAAATCTCTCGGCGTATCTCTGCAACCAGCCCGGCTACGGGCGTAAAGTGATTATGCGCTATACCACAAGGCGCGAATTTTTTGATCCACTGCGATTTGTACGCGGTGGAAATCTTATCGATCTTGACTGGCTGGTAGAGTCTACCGCCGCCCGGATGCCGCTACAGATGGATACCGCGGCGCGCCTGTTCGACACCGGAAAAACCTTTTATATGTGCGCCTGTCGTGGCGATAATTACACGCCAGGCTATTTCTCGCCGACCAAACAAAACTGGCTCGATATTATCCGCGCCTCAAGCGCGATACCCGGTTTCTATCGTACCGGCGTTGCGTTAGAGGGCATCAACTATCTGGATGGCGGAATTAGTGACGCCATTCCGGTGCAGGAAGCGGCAAAACGAGGCGCAAAAACCATTGTGGTGATCCGCACCGTACCGTCGCAAATGTATTACACGCCGCAGTGGTTTAAACGAATGGAGCGCTGGCTGGGAGAGAGCAGCTTGCAGCCGCTGGTCAATCTGGTGCAGCATCATGAAACGACCTACAGTGCTATCCAGCAATTTATTGAAAAACCACCGGGTAAGCTGCGGATCATTGAAATTTACCCACCGAAACCGCTGCACAGCATGGCGCTGGGCAGCCGTATTCCGGCGCTGCGTGAAGATTACAAAACCGGGCGATTATGTGGACGCTATTTCCTTGCCACTGTCGGTAAATTACTCGCTGCCACGCCGCCTCTGCTGCGCCATACATCGAGGATTACTGTTCCGGAAACTGTGGTGGTGCCTCCGGCGCCGGTGGCCAATGATGCGCATGTGGCGAAGGTGAGCAGCGCGCCGCAGGCAAACGACACCACCTTTAACGATGAGGATTTGGCATGA
- a CDS encoding metal-dependent hydrolase, whose product MSWRFIDTHCHFDFPPFTGDESASIQRAFAAGVEKIIVPATQAIHFPRVLALAARFSSLYAALGLHPIVIERHADDDPDKLQQALAQQQNVVAVGEIGLDLYRDEPLFARQEQFLDAQLQLAKRYDLPVILHSRRTHDKLAMHLKRQELPRTGVVHGFAGSLQQAERFVQLGYKIGVGGTITYPRASKTRDVMARLPLDALLLETDAPDMPLKGFQGQPNRPEQAARVFDALCELRPEPADVIADALYRNTITLFRL is encoded by the coding sequence ATGAGCTGGCGCTTTATCGATACACACTGCCATTTTGACTTCCCGCCTTTTACAGGTGATGAGAGCGCCAGCATTCAGCGCGCCTTTGCTGCAGGCGTTGAAAAAATCATTGTGCCGGCAACCCAGGCGATTCACTTTCCCCGCGTGCTGGCGCTGGCAGCGCGTTTCTCATCACTTTATGCTGCCCTGGGATTGCATCCCATAGTGATTGAACGCCATGCCGATGACGACCCCGATAAGCTGCAACAAGCGCTGGCGCAACAACAGAACGTCGTGGCGGTAGGCGAGATCGGTCTCGATCTTTATCGCGATGAGCCACTGTTCGCCCGGCAAGAGCAATTTCTGGATGCGCAATTGCAACTGGCAAAGCGTTACGATCTACCGGTTATTCTGCATTCGCGGCGCACGCATGACAAACTGGCGATGCACTTAAAACGGCAGGAATTGCCGCGTACTGGCGTGGTACATGGTTTTGCCGGTAGCCTGCAACAGGCTGAACGCTTTGTTCAGTTGGGCTATAAAATTGGCGTCGGCGGGACTATCACCTATCCGCGCGCCAGCAAAACACGTGACGTTATGGCGCGGCTACCGCTGGATGCTCTGTTGCTGGAGACCGATGCGCCGGATATGCCGCTAAAGGGGTTTCAGGGGCAGCCGAATCGTCCGGAGCAGGCGGCGAGAGTGTTTGATGCACTTTGTGAATTACGCCCGGAGCCCGCAGACGTGATAGCCGATGCGCTGTATCGCAATACCATTACCTTGTTTCGGCTCTGA
- a CDS encoding YjjW family glycine radical enzyme activase has translation MNNRCALVSKIIPFSCVDGPGSRLALFLQGCNLRCKNCHNPWTMGRCNNCGECVTQCPHHALSVNGGKVVWRPDICAQCDTCLQMCPQQATPMAQTMSIDDVLRHIRKASLFIEGITVSGGEATTQLPFIVALFTAIKADPQLQRLTCLVDSNGQLSETGWQKLLPVCDGVMLDLKAWESERHRRLTGQDNARIKHSICFLAGQGKLAELRLLVIPGQVDYLQNIDALAAFITSLGDVVVRLNAFHAHGVYGEAKAWPGATRQEVEQLADRLQKGGVAKLILPALYL, from the coding sequence ATGAACAACAGATGCGCTTTAGTCAGTAAAATTATTCCTTTTTCCTGCGTCGACGGACCCGGCAGTCGTCTGGCCCTGTTCCTACAGGGCTGTAATCTGCGCTGCAAGAATTGCCATAATCCGTGGACGATGGGACGTTGTAATAACTGCGGGGAATGTGTAACCCAGTGTCCGCACCACGCACTCAGCGTTAACGGCGGGAAAGTGGTATGGCGGCCGGACATCTGCGCGCAATGCGACACTTGTCTGCAAATGTGCCCACAGCAGGCAACGCCAATGGCGCAGACCATGAGCATTGACGACGTGCTGCGTCATATCCGTAAAGCATCGCTGTTTATTGAAGGTATTACCGTCAGCGGCGGAGAAGCGACCACGCAATTACCATTTATTGTGGCGCTGTTTACGGCGATCAAAGCCGATCCGCAATTACAACGACTGACCTGCCTGGTGGACAGTAATGGTCAGTTAAGCGAGACAGGTTGGCAAAAACTGCTGCCGGTTTGCGACGGCGTAATGCTCGATCTGAAAGCCTGGGAGAGCGAGCGTCATCGCCGTCTGACCGGGCAGGATAACGCACGTATTAAGCACAGTATCTGCTTTCTTGCCGGGCAAGGAAAACTGGCGGAACTGCGGTTGCTGGTTATCCCAGGCCAGGTGGACTATTTGCAGAATATTGATGCACTGGCGGCATTTATTACATCACTGGGCGATGTTGTGGTACGCCTGAACGCCTTTCATGCGCATGGCGTCTATGGCGAAGCGAAAGCCTGGCCAGGCGCAACGCGGCAAGAGGTGGAGCAGCTGGCTGACAGATTACAAAAAGGCGGGGTGGCGAAGCTGATTTTGCCGGCGTTGTATTTGTAG
- a CDS encoding YjjI family glycine radical enzyme encodes MPTSCETALQQRCQQIVTSPVLSPAQKRHFLALEAENALLYPTLPEEARRALDEGVICDMFEGHAPFKPRYVLPDYARFLANGSQWLELEGAKDLDDALSLLTILYHHVPSVTSMPVYLGQLDTLLQPYVRILTQDAIDIRIKRFWRYLDRTLPDAFMHANIGPADTPITRAILRADAELKQVAPNLTFIYDPDITPDTLLLEVAKNICECSKPHISNGPVNDKIFTKGQYGVVSCYNSLPLAGGGSTLVRLNLKAVAERSTSVDDFFSRTLPHYCQQQIAIINSRCEFLYEKSHFFENSFLVREKLIDPARFAPMFGMYGLAEAVNLLCDKAGLNIHYGKNKTANDVGYRISAQLADFVENTPVKYGWNQRALLHAQSGISSDIGTTPGARLPYGDEPDPITHLRAVAPHHAFYHAGISDILTLDETIKRNPQALAQLCLGAFKAGMREFTANVSGNSLVRVTGYMVRLSDLEKYRAEGSRMNTTWLGEEAARNTHILERQARVISHEQQMRFSQ; translated from the coding sequence ATGCCAACCTCATGCGAAACTGCGCTACAACAGCGTTGCCAGCAAATTGTAACCAGCCCGGTGCTTAGCCCTGCGCAAAAACGCCATTTTCTGGCTCTGGAAGCGGAAAACGCCCTGCTTTATCCTACCCTGCCGGAAGAGGCTCGCCGTGCACTGGATGAAGGTGTCATTTGCGATATGTTTGAGGGCCATGCGCCCTTCAAGCCACGCTACGTCTTGCCCGATTACGCCCGTTTTCTGGCTAACGGTTCACAGTGGCTGGAGCTGGAAGGCGCGAAAGATCTGGATGACGCGTTATCCTTACTGACTATTTTGTATCATCATGTCCCTTCCGTGACGTCCATGCCGGTTTATCTCGGCCAGCTTGATACGCTGCTACAACCGTATGTTAGAATTCTAACACAAGATGCGATCGATATTCGAATAAAACGTTTCTGGCGTTATCTCGACAGAACCCTGCCAGACGCATTTATGCATGCCAATATTGGGCCTGCCGATACCCCCATCACACGGGCGATTTTGCGCGCCGATGCCGAATTAAAGCAGGTAGCGCCTAATCTGACGTTTATCTACGATCCAGACATCACGCCGGATACACTTCTACTGGAAGTGGCTAAAAATATTTGTGAATGCAGTAAGCCACACATTTCCAATGGCCCTGTAAATGATAAAATTTTCACAAAAGGCCAGTATGGCGTTGTCAGCTGTTATAACTCATTACCGCTTGCCGGCGGCGGCAGCACGCTGGTCCGTCTCAATCTGAAAGCCGTGGCAGAACGCAGCACGTCTGTCGATGACTTCTTTTCACGCACGCTACCGCATTACTGTCAGCAACAGATCGCCATCATTAATTCACGATGTGAATTCCTTTATGAAAAGTCACATTTCTTTGAGAATAGCTTTCTTGTACGGGAAAAGTTGATCGATCCTGCGCGTTTTGCGCCAATGTTCGGCATGTATGGGCTCGCGGAGGCCGTTAACCTGCTGTGTGACAAAGCGGGGTTGAACATCCATTACGGTAAAAATAAAACGGCAAACGATGTGGGCTACCGCATCAGCGCTCAGTTGGCGGATTTCGTCGAAAATACGCCAGTGAAGTATGGCTGGAATCAGCGGGCGCTACTTCATGCCCAATCAGGCATCAGTTCCGATATCGGTACCACGCCGGGCGCGCGTCTACCGTATGGCGACGAACCGGACCCTATTACGCATTTGCGAGCCGTTGCGCCGCATCACGCCTTTTATCATGCCGGGATCAGCGACATTCTGACGCTGGATGAAACTATCAAGCGTAATCCGCAGGCGCTGGCTCAGCTTTGTCTTGGCGCGTTTAAGGCCGGAATGCGGGAATTTACCGCCAATGTAAGCGGCAACTCTCTGGTGCGTGTCACCGGTTATATGGTGCGTCTGTCGGATCTGGAAAAATATCGTGCCGAAGGCTCACGTATGAATACCACCTGGCTGGGAGAAGAGGCGGCGCGCAATACGCATATTCTTGAAAGACAGGCTCGCGTAATAAGTCATGAACAACAGATGCGCTTTAGTCAGTAA
- the deoC gene encoding deoxyribose-phosphate aldolase, which translates to MTDLKASSLRALKLMDLTTLNDDDTNEKVVALCHQAKTPVGNTAAVCIYPRFIPIARKTLKEQGTPEIRIATVTNFPHGNDDIDIALAETRAAIAYGADEVDVVFPYRALMAGNEQVGFDLVKACKDACAAANVLLKVIIETGELKEEALIRKASEISIKAGADFIKTSTGKVPVNATPESARIMMEVIRDMGVEKTVGFKPAGGVRTAEDAQKFLAIADELFGADWADSRHYRFGASSLLASLLKALGHGDGKSASSY; encoded by the coding sequence ATGACTGATTTAAAAGCAAGCAGCCTGCGTGCGCTCAAACTGATGGATCTGACCACTCTGAACGATGATGACACGAATGAAAAAGTGGTAGCGTTGTGTCATCAGGCAAAAACCCCGGTCGGCAACACCGCCGCTGTCTGTATCTATCCGCGTTTTATTCCGATTGCGCGTAAGACCCTGAAAGAGCAGGGCACGCCGGAAATCCGTATTGCAACGGTGACGAACTTCCCGCATGGCAATGACGATATCGATATTGCGCTGGCGGAAACCCGCGCGGCCATCGCTTATGGCGCTGACGAAGTTGACGTGGTTTTCCCGTACCGTGCGTTGATGGCGGGTAATGAACAGGTCGGCTTTGATCTGGTTAAAGCCTGTAAAGACGCGTGTGCCGCGGCGAATGTGTTACTGAAAGTGATCATTGAAACCGGTGAGCTGAAAGAAGAGGCGCTGATTCGTAAAGCCTCCGAAATTTCAATCAAAGCAGGTGCTGATTTCATCAAAACGTCTACCGGTAAAGTGCCGGTCAACGCCACCCCGGAAAGCGCCCGCATCATGATGGAAGTGATCCGCGATATGGGTGTGGAAAAAACCGTAGGTTTCAAACCGGCAGGTGGTGTTCGTACGGCGGAAGACGCGCAGAAATTCCTCGCGATTGCCGACGAACTGTTTGGCGCTGACTGGGCAGATTCTCGTCACTACCGCTTTGGCGCATCCAGCCTGTTGGCGAGCCTGCTGAAAGCTCTGGGGCACGGGGACGGTAAGAGCGCCAGCAGCTACTAA
- the deoA gene encoding thymidine phosphorylase encodes MFLAQEIIRKKRDGHALSDEEIRFFINGIRDNTISEGQIAALAMTIFFHDMTMPERVSLTMAMRDSGTVLDWKSLNLNGPIVDKHSTGGVGDVTSLMLGPMVAACGGYVPMISGRGLGHTGGTLDKLEAIPGFDIFPDDNRFREIIKDVGVAIIGQTSSLAPADKRFYATRDITATVDSIPLITGSILAKKLAEGLDALVMDVKVGSGAFMPTYELSEALAEAIVGVANGAGVRTTALLTDMNQVLASSAGNAVEVREAVQFLTGEYRNPRLFDVTMALCVEMLISGNLAKDDAEARAKLQAVLDNGKAAEVFGRMVAAQKGPSDFVENYDKYLPTAMLSKAVYADTEGFISAMDTRALGMAVVSMGGGRRQASDTIDYSVGFTDMARLGDSIDGQRPLAVIHAKDEASWQEAAKAVKAAIILDDKAPASTPSVYRRITE; translated from the coding sequence GTGTTTCTCGCACAAGAAATTATTCGTAAAAAGCGTGATGGTCATGCGTTGAGTGACGAAGAAATTCGTTTCTTTATCAATGGCATTCGTGACAATACTATCTCAGAAGGACAGATTGCCGCCCTGGCGATGACCATTTTCTTCCACGATATGACCATGCCGGAGCGTGTTTCGCTGACCATGGCGATGCGGGATTCCGGTACTGTTCTTGACTGGAAAAGCCTGAATCTCAATGGCCCGATTGTCGATAAGCATTCGACCGGCGGCGTGGGGGACGTGACGTCTCTGATGTTGGGGCCAATGGTAGCCGCCTGCGGCGGTTATGTGCCGATGATCTCCGGTCGTGGCCTCGGTCACACCGGTGGTACGCTCGATAAACTGGAGGCGATCCCGGGGTTTGATATCTTCCCGGACGACAACCGTTTCCGCGAAATTATTAAAGACGTAGGTGTGGCGATTATTGGGCAAACCAGTTCGCTTGCACCGGCAGATAAACGTTTTTACGCCACCCGTGATATTACCGCGACGGTGGACTCTATCCCGCTGATTACCGGCTCCATCCTCGCCAAAAAACTGGCCGAAGGGCTGGATGCGCTGGTGATGGACGTAAAAGTCGGCAGCGGCGCGTTTATGCCGACCTATGAACTTTCTGAAGCCCTTGCTGAAGCCATTGTCGGCGTGGCAAACGGCGCGGGAGTTCGCACTACGGCGTTGTTAACCGATATGAACCAGGTGCTGGCTTCGAGCGCCGGTAACGCGGTGGAAGTGCGTGAAGCCGTGCAGTTCCTGACCGGTGAATACCGCAATCCGCGCCTGTTTGACGTCACCATGGCCCTGTGTGTGGAGATGCTGATCTCCGGCAATCTGGCGAAAGATGACGCCGAAGCCCGCGCGAAATTGCAGGCGGTGCTGGATAACGGTAAAGCGGCAGAAGTCTTTGGTCGTATGGTGGCCGCGCAGAAAGGGCCGAGCGATTTCGTTGAGAACTACGATAAATACCTGCCGACCGCCATGTTGAGCAAAGCAGTATATGCTGATACTGAAGGGTTTATCAGCGCAATGGATACCCGTGCGTTAGGCATGGCTGTTGTGTCGATGGGCGGCGGTCGTCGTCAGGCGTCGGACACTATTGATTACAGCGTCGGCTTTACCGATATGGCGCGTCTGGGCGACAGCATTGATGGACAGCGTCCGCTGGCGGTGATCCACGCTAAAGACGAAGCCAGCTGGCAGGAGGCGGCGAAAGCTGTTAAAGCGGCAATTATCCTTGACGATAAAGCACCAGCAAGCACACCTTCGGTCTATCGTCGTATTACTGAATAG
- the deoB gene encoding phosphopentomutase — protein sequence MKRAFIMVLDSFGIGATEDADRFGDVGADTLGHIAEACAKGEADNGRKGPLNLPNLTRLGLVKAHEGSTGKIAAGMDGNAEVIGAYAWAHELSSGKDTPSGHWEIAGVPVLFDWGYFSDHENSFPQELLDKLVKRANLPGYLGNCHSSGTVILDQLGEEHMKTGKPIFYTSADSVFQIACHEETFGLDKLYELCEIAREELTEGGYNIGRVIARPFIGDKAGNFQRTGNRHDLAVEPPAPTILQKLVDEKDGHVVSVGKIADIYANCGITKKVKATGLDALFDATLKEMKEAGDKTIVFTNFVDFDSSWGHRRDVAGYAAGLELFDRRLPELMEQVGEDDILILTADHGCDPTWTGTDHTREHIPVLIYGPKVKPGSLGHRETFADIGQTLATYFGTSPMEYGKNML from the coding sequence ATGAAACGTGCATTTATTATGGTGCTGGACTCATTCGGCATCGGCGCTACTGAAGATGCGGATCGTTTTGGCGACGTGGGTGCGGATACCCTCGGCCATATCGCGGAAGCCTGTGCGAAAGGCGAAGCTGACAACGGTCGTAAAGGCCCGCTGAATCTGCCTAACCTGACTCGTCTGGGGTTGGTGAAAGCCCACGAAGGTTCTACCGGGAAAATTGCTGCCGGTATGGACGGCAACGCGGAAGTGATTGGCGCATACGCCTGGGCGCACGAGCTTTCTTCCGGTAAAGACACGCCGTCTGGTCACTGGGAAATCGCCGGTGTGCCGGTGCTGTTCGACTGGGGCTATTTCTCCGATCACGAAAACAGCTTCCCGCAGGAACTGCTGGACAAGCTGGTGAAACGCGCCAACCTGCCGGGTTACCTCGGTAACTGCCACTCTTCCGGGACCGTGATTCTGGATCAACTGGGCGAAGAGCATATGAAGACGGGTAAGCCGATTTTCTATACCTCCGCGGATTCCGTGTTCCAGATTGCCTGCCACGAAGAGACGTTTGGTCTGGACAAACTTTATGAGCTGTGTGAAATCGCCCGTGAAGAACTGACCGAAGGCGGCTACAACATTGGTCGCGTTATCGCGCGTCCGTTCATCGGCGATAAAGCCGGTAACTTCCAGCGTACTGGCAACCGTCACGATCTGGCTGTTGAACCGCCAGCACCGACCATTCTGCAGAAATTGGTTGATGAAAAAGACGGCCATGTGGTTTCCGTGGGTAAGATTGCGGACATCTATGCCAACTGCGGCATCACTAAAAAAGTGAAAGCCACCGGCCTGGACGCGCTGTTTGACGCCACCCTCAAAGAGATGAAAGAGGCGGGCGATAAGACCATCGTGTTCACTAACTTTGTTGATTTTGACTCCTCCTGGGGCCACCGTCGCGATGTGGCAGGTTATGCAGCGGGTCTGGAACTGTTTGACCGCCGTCTGCCGGAGTTGATGGAACAGGTGGGAGAGGATGACATTCTGATCCTGACCGCCGACCACGGCTGCGACCCGACCTGGACCGGTACTGACCACACCCGTGAGCATATTCCGGTGCTGATCTATGGCCCGAAAGTGAAACCGGGCTCGCTGGGGCACCGTGAAACGTTTGCCGATATCGGCCAGACGTTAGCGACGTACTTCGGTACGTCGCCGATGGAATACGGCAAAAATATGCTGTGA
- the deoD gene encoding purine-nucleoside phosphorylase produces MATPHINAEMGDFADVVLMPGDPLRAKHIAETFLEDVREVNNVRGMLGFTGTYKGRKISVMGHGMGIPSCSIYTKELITDFGVKKIIRVGSCGAVRMDVKLRDVVIGMGACTDSKVNRIRFKDHDFAAIADFGMVRNAVDAAKALGVDARVGNLFSADLFYSPDGDMFDVMEKYGILGVEMEAAGIYGVAAEFGAKALTICTVSDHIRTHEQTTAAERQTTFNDMIKIALESVLLGDKE; encoded by the coding sequence ATGGCAACTCCACACATTAACGCAGAAATGGGCGATTTCGCTGACGTTGTTTTGATGCCGGGCGACCCGCTGCGTGCGAAGCACATTGCTGAAACTTTCCTCGAAGACGTGCGTGAAGTGAACAATGTTCGCGGCATGCTCGGTTTTACCGGTACTTACAAAGGCCGTAAGATCTCTGTGATGGGCCACGGTATGGGGATCCCATCCTGCTCCATCTACACCAAAGAGCTGATCACCGATTTCGGCGTGAAGAAAATCATCCGTGTAGGTTCCTGCGGCGCGGTGCGCATGGACGTTAAACTGCGCGACGTGGTGATCGGTATGGGCGCCTGCACCGACTCCAAGGTGAACCGTATTCGTTTTAAAGATCATGACTTTGCGGCTATCGCCGATTTCGGCATGGTGCGTAATGCGGTAGACGCAGCGAAAGCGCTGGGCGTTGACGCACGCGTTGGTAACCTGTTCTCCGCTGACCTGTTCTACTCGCCGGACGGCGACATGTTCGATGTGATGGAGAAATACGGCATCCTGGGGGTGGAAATGGAAGCGGCGGGCATCTACGGCGTAGCGGCAGAATTTGGCGCGAAAGCGCTGACTATCTGTACTGTGTCCGACCATATCCGTACTCATGAGCAGACTACTGCCGCGGAGCGTCAAACGACCTTCAACGACATGATCAAAATCGCGCTGGAATCCGTTCTGTTGGGCGATAAAGAGTAA
- a CDS encoding REP-associated tyrosine transposase: protein MSNYRRYYINGGTWFFTVNLKNRKSDLLVRQIAELRSAIRRVKNTKPFQIDAFVVLPEHLHCIWTLPENDCDFSSRWRELKKLFTKSIMRHEVWQPRFWEHTLRDEKDFRRHVDYIYFNPVKHGWVRRVQDWPFSTFHRDVRNGVYPVDWAGDVRDLDAGEWQ from the coding sequence ATGTCGAACTATCGTCGTTATTACATTAACGGTGGAACCTGGTTTTTCACGGTTAATCTGAAAAACCGGAAAAGTGATTTACTTGTCCGCCAGATTGCGGAATTACGCTCTGCTATTCGCCGAGTGAAAAATACGAAGCCTTTTCAAATTGATGCTTTTGTCGTGTTGCCTGAGCATCTGCATTGCATCTGGACGCTTCCTGAGAACGATTGTGACTTTTCATCTCGCTGGCGGGAGCTTAAAAAGTTATTTACCAAATCGATAATGCGCCATGAAGTGTGGCAGCCACGATTCTGGGAGCACACGCTTCGCGACGAAAAGGATTTTCGCCGACATGTCGATTACATCTACTTCAACCCCGTGAAGCACGGTTGGGTAAGGCGGGTGCAGGATTGGCCGTTTTCGACCTTTCATCGTGATGTTCGCAATGGCGTTTACCCGGTTGATTGGGCGGGGGATGTGAGGGATCTTGACGCTGGTGAGTGGCAGTAA
- the lplA gene encoding lipoate--protein ligase LplA: MTTLRLLISDSHDPWFNLAVEECIFRQMPATQRMLFLWRNADTVVIGRAQNPWKECNTRRMEEDNVRLARRSSGGGAVFHDLGNTCFTFMAGKPEYDKTISTDIVLNALNSLGVTADASGRNDLVVKTAEGDRKVSGSAYRETKDRGFHHGTLLLNADLSRLANYLNPDKKKLAAKGITSVRSRVANLTELLPGITHEQVCQAMTEAFFAHYGERVEAEVISPDKTPDLPNFTDTFARQSSWEWNFGQAPAFSHLLDERFSWGGVELHFDVEKGHITRARVFTDSLNPAPLEALAGRLQGCLYRADKLQETCEALIATFPEQESELRELANWVAGAVR, encoded by the coding sequence ATGACGACATTACGTCTGCTTATTTCTGACTCGCATGATCCCTGGTTTAACCTGGCGGTAGAAGAGTGTATCTTCCGCCAGATGCCTGCTACCCAGCGCATGCTGTTCCTGTGGCGCAACGCCGATACGGTAGTGATTGGCCGCGCGCAAAATCCGTGGAAAGAGTGTAATACTCGCCGCATGGAAGAAGATAACGTCCGTCTGGCCCGTCGGAGTAGCGGCGGCGGCGCGGTATTCCACGATCTCGGCAATACCTGCTTTACTTTTATGGCAGGAAAACCAGAATACGATAAAACCATCTCTACCGATATCGTACTTAATGCGCTGAATTCGCTGGGTGTGACTGCCGATGCCTCCGGGCGTAACGATCTGGTGGTGAAAACGGCCGAAGGCGATCGCAAAGTGTCAGGCTCCGCTTATCGCGAAACCAAAGATCGCGGTTTTCATCACGGGACGCTGCTGCTGAACGCCGATCTCAGCCGACTGGCGAACTACCTGAATCCCGACAAAAAGAAACTGGCGGCGAAAGGCATTACCTCTGTACGCTCGCGGGTAGCTAATCTTACCGAACTGCTGCCGGGCATTACCCATGAACAGGTTTGCCAGGCAATGACGGAGGCCTTTTTCGCTCATTACGGCGAGCGCGTCGAAGCAGAGGTCATCTCGCCGGACAAAACGCCGGATCTGCCGAATTTTACCGACACCTTTGCCCGCCAGAGTAGTTGGGAGTGGAACTTCGGCCAGGCGCCTGCCTTCTCTCATTTATTAGATGAACGCTTTAGCTGGGGCGGCGTTGAACTACATTTTGATGTTGAAAAAGGCCATATCACCCGGGCGCGGGTGTTTACCGATAGCCTGAACCCGGCACCGCTGGAGGCGCTGGCGGGGCGACTGCAAGGGTGTTTATACCGCGCGGATAAACTCCAGGAAACGTGCGAAGCGCTGATAGCGACGTTTCCGGAACAGGAGAGTGAGTTGCGGGAACTGGCGAATTGGGTCGCAGGGGCCGTGCGTTAA
- a CDS encoding YtjB family periplasmic protein produces MARAKLKFRLHRAVIVLFCLTLLVALMQGASWFSQNHQRQRNPQLEELARTLARQVTLNIAPLMRSETPDEKRINAVLRQLTQESRILDAGVYDEQGDLITRAGESVSVRDRLALDGKKAGSYFNQQIVEPIQGKNGPLGYLRLTLDTHTLPTEAKQVDNTTNILRLMLLLSLATGVVLTRTLLQGKRTRWQQSPFLLTASKPVPEEEEREKKE; encoded by the coding sequence ATGGCTCGCGCAAAACTGAAATTTCGGCTTCATCGTGCGGTGATTGTATTGTTTTGTCTTACACTGCTCGTCGCGCTCATGCAAGGTGCTTCCTGGTTTAGTCAAAACCATCAGCGGCAGCGCAATCCGCAACTGGAAGAACTGGCCCGCACGCTGGCCCGTCAGGTGACGCTCAATATCGCCCCGCTGATGCGCAGCGAAACGCCGGATGAAAAACGCATCAACGCTGTCCTGCGTCAACTCACGCAAGAGAGTCGCATTCTGGATGCCGGTGTCTATGATGAACAGGGCGATCTTATCACTCGCGCCGGTGAAAGCGTCAGCGTACGCGACCGACTGGCACTGGATGGCAAAAAAGCAGGTAGTTACTTTAACCAGCAAATTGTCGAGCCTATTCAGGGGAAAAACGGTCCTCTGGGTTACCTGCGCCTGACGCTGGATACTCACACGCTGCCGACCGAAGCGAAGCAGGTGGATAACACCACGAACATTCTGCGCCTGATGCTGTTGCTCTCGCTGGCGACAGGCGTTGTGCTGACACGCACCTTACTACAGGGTAAACGCACACGCTGGCAACAATCGCCCTTCCTGTTAACGGCCAGTAAGCCCGTCCCGGAAGAAGAAGAGCGTGAGAAAAAAGAGTAA